The genome window TTTTTACTTTTTAGGGACATCGAGGTTAGACTGGAAATATGCACCTTTCTTGTATCCAATTTTCTTAATGTAGCCGGTATCTAATAAGCCTTTGATATCCCTTTTTGCAGTTTTATCACTAATATTTTTAAACAGTTCGGTATATTTATGAATTGTAAAAGTATGGCGCTCATTAACCATCAGCCTTAAAGCCTCTATTTGCCGCTCATTTAATCCTAGTTCCTTTAAATCTGTCTGGCGCTCTTTCGGAATGCTTGGCACAAGATCTAAAATATTATCACCGGGACCAAAGAATCTGGATACAAAGAAGTCGCCTTCTTCTTCCAATACAGGCTTACTAAGCCCATGTTCTTTCATTAAGCGGTTCATTTTGCCGATACCAGTGCCGAACCGTTCCATATCAAGAGTTTCATGAAAAATATGGCATATATTTTCATTTCTTGTAGCATGATGGCCCTCAAGCCTTTTTATGTTTAATCCGGGCAAAAGCCCGCCGGGATTGCTTACTTCAACCCTGTCATCAAATATAGATATCATTATCGGCGTTCCCATGCGGGTATAGTCCCGGTGCGCGATAGCGTTTATTACAGCTTCACGTATCGCTGCGTAGGGATATTCAGGAATATCAACCCGTTTAAATTCAACAATTTTATTAGCAAGCCTGGTATTTCTTAAAAAGAATCTTTCAACCTGATCAAGCATCTTATATATGGGCCCGGTTATTTCTGCGGAATCCAAAAAATAGCTGCGGGTCGATCCTTTGAACCGGGCGATTCTAATCTCACTTTGAGGGATAAAGTCGGTAGGATTTTTGCCAAAAAACAGTAAAGCCGTGTTTGTAGGAACCAGTTTCTTGCCAGATTCAGATACGACCTTAAGTGTATTAACAAGAAAATCCTTTATTTCTATCTTTGGTACTGCAACTTTAAGCTTTATAGCCCTGGTTTCAAGAAAGTCCTTAACCTGTTTTTCGTCAATATTGCTGTATGATGCTTCAATATTTATTCTTTTATCAAAAGATAGGAGATTTATCATTCCTTTTTCATCCATGCAGGAAATCAGGCTGTTAAGCACTTGTGTTCTTAGATCTTCAACAATATCAAAACGCTTGTAAATAGATACTTCCCGGGCAGATTTAATAAATTTCTGGATATCCTTGTCCTTAATGGAATCATTTTTTCCTTTGATATAGATAAGTGTATCGCCGTTAGGATTCTTTTTTAAAAAATGTTTGAATTCTCTTTCAGTAGCCGATAAGCCATCTGCTCCTTTGATGCCGTATTCTTTGCCGAGAACACCTATGTAAATATCACTGTTGGCTACTTCTTTCAAATAAGTTGAAGTAGGCGGTTTTCCCGTAGCAGGAAGGTCTTCAAACAAAAATACATCAAAGCAGTTTCTTAAAGAAGAGTTGTTGAGAATTACATCTTTTACAGCAAATCTTTCTTCCCTAAGTTCTTTCTGATTGGCGCTGATAAAAATTCGTTGTTTCTTCATATATTATGAGATAATTTTACTTATTTCTAAAGTAATTAACAGGATGAAGAAATACTAAATATTAAAACTACAGATAGGACAGCCTTAAGAAATCAATATTTATTATTAGAAAAAAATATGATAAAAAAGGAAGGTTTTAAAAAAGACGCTGCTTATACGGCAAAACAAAAGGTGTCGGATATATAGTATTACTGTCGGATAAAATGTCGGATACTCTGATGTCGGATAAATATGAAATATGTCGGATAAAATGTCGGATAAATAATCGTCAGGTAAAAATCCTTAATTGTCAGGTAATCGTCAGATAAAAATCTATAATTGTCAGATTTAATATAGAGATAAAATCAAATCATCCGATTTTCCGCATAAGCTATAATGAACAAAAGTAACCAATCGTTAACTAATCGTAAAGCAAAACTATCTAATCGTAAAGTCTAAGACGAAGAATAAACCTGTCGAAATAGGCAGTCATTTTTTAAACTATTATACTTTTACCTAAAAAATCACTTATTTATTAGCAAAAACAAGGTCAGAACCGCAAATAATTGAATTTGCCTGTTACTTCAATATTTGGTATAATTCTGACTAAATCTTGCTGCTGTTATGGGTACTGAAATCGTGAAAATGAATATATCAAAATGAGGGGATTATGAGTACCAAAGCAAAAGGAATAGTAATTTAAAACCACACTTGCAAAAATACAGTGTGGTTTTTTGTTGTAAAGGAATTTGAATGACACTTACGAAACTGCAGGCCAAAGAAAACCTTTCAAAACTCATCAATAAATTTGAAGTGGAACTTGCCTCAGGGCAGGCCAGGGAATACAACGAAGAGGCAACTAAAACCGCGTTTATACAGCCGCTTTTAAAAGATGTGCTCGGCTGGGATGTTAACGATAACAACGAGGTCAGCCCTGAAGTCAGGGTTTCCCGCGGCAGGGTTGATTACGGCCTTAAAGCCTGCGGCAAAATAAGGATGTTTGTTGAAGCAAAGCCCATAAAAGCGGATTTGGATAAACATATAGAGCAGGCTGTCCGCTACGGCTACAACCGCAGGGACGTTCCCTTTGTGCTTCTTACGGATTTTGAAGGAGTAAAACTTTTTGACGTTACCTTTAAGCCTGATTTACGAAACCTTAAAAAAGGCTTGAAAATTGAATTAAATTATAGAGACTATCTAAAACAGTTTGACAAACTGTGGCTTTTTTCAAAGGAGTCCGTTGAAAACGGCGAATTAGACAAGCTCCTTTTAAAGAAGCCCAAAGACCGCCAGACAGTTGACAAGGCCATACTTGCCGACCTTGAAAACTGGCGCGAAAAACTCGCAAAAGACATCTACAAAAACAACCCTCATCTTTTCCATTCGCAGGACCTGGAAAAAGACAGCGCCTACCTTAAAGAAATTACGCAAAAACTGCTTGACCGCATAATCTTTATGCGCTTTTGCGAAGACAGAAAACTTACGCACAGAAACAATTTAAGAGCCATCTTTGAAGAAAGAACGGATGCCGTAGGCCCGAAGGCAATGCTTTTTCTGGCAGAAGAGTTTAAGGATTACAGCCGGGTTTATAACAGCGACCTCTTCGCTTTTAAAGATTGGGAAGAGAAACTACAGATAGATTTTAAGGTAATGAAAGAAATAATCCTTGAAATGTATAATCCTTACCAGTTTGACGTTATCCCTCTGGAAGTTTTGGGCAGTATTTACGAGCAGTATCTTGGCTACACGGCGCGGCTTACGGAACACCAGGTAAAATACGAGCTTAAAATGGATGTTCGCAAAGCCGGCGGGGTTTACTACACGCCGGAATATATCGTTGACTACATAATAAAGAACACGGTAGGCAAACTTCTAACCGAGCTTCCTCCATCCAAAATCAAAAAACTGCGCATTCTTGACCCTGCCTGCGGCTCCGGCAGTTTTCTTATAAGAGCCTACGAAGAAATGCTTAACTACTACAAACAGCAAAAAATAAATAAAAGAAAACATTCTTCCTCTCTCCCTGTGTCATTCCCGCAGGCAGTAAGCGGGAATCCAGAAAATGCCGTTGACGGCGAACTCGCCCTTAACCACGATCAATCCTCCCGCCCGC of Candidatus Liberimonas magnetica contains these proteins:
- a CDS encoding DUF4062 domain-containing protein; amino-acid sequence: MKKQRIFISANQKELREERFAVKDVILNNSSLRNCFDVFLFEDLPATGKPPTSTYLKEVANSDIYIGVLGKEYGIKGADGLSATEREFKHFLKKNPNGDTLIYIKGKNDSIKDKDIQKFIKSAREVSIYKRFDIVEDLRTQVLNSLISCMDEKGMINLLSFDKRINIEASYSNIDEKQVKDFLETRAIKLKVAVPKIEIKDFLVNTLKVVSESGKKLVPTNTALLFFGKNPTDFIPQSEIRIARFKGSTRSYFLDSAEITGPIYKMLDQVERFFLRNTRLANKIVEFKRVDIPEYPYAAIREAVINAIAHRDYTRMGTPIMISIFDDRVEVSNPGGLLPGLNIKRLEGHHATRNENICHIFHETLDMERFGTGIGKMNRLMKEHGLSKPVLEEEGDFFVSRFFGPGDNILDLVPSIPKERQTDLKELGLNERQIEALRLMVNERHTFTIHKYTELFKNISDKTAKRDIKGLLDTGYIKKIGYKKGAYFQSNLDVPKK